The Brassica napus cultivar Da-Ae chromosome C1, Da-Ae, whole genome shotgun sequence DNA segment ttgaaaTAGTTCAGAACGATTTGATTGATTGTCACAAAACGCCAATAACCGCTAGCAACGTAGCGGAGAAACCAGTAATACCCTTAGTTCCAATTAAATTGGTATGTCAAATAATGTTGTGAAGGAAAtggaaattaataaaaagattaacatgtttccAATAATTTAGTGATAGTATATATGAAAGGAATATTATGGTTGATCATATAAGAATATCGACTGGATTTGAAAGATTGATACGCTTGGGTTAATGTGATAGCTTGAAAACAGGGGCTGTTTTGGAGTGATTCAGATTTTTGTGTTATTTGGTGGAgctaatttagttttttttttttaactcaaagaACATGAGAACTTAGCTCAAGTTTGCAAACATGACAGATCAGTAGAACTGgttaaagaaaacaaatcaaaaacatAAGCATCACTGACAATGAAGGTCAAGGTTAACTCATCCTAAGGGAAGGATTTCAAAGTTCACCAATAACCTCAGTCTGGATGAGATCATGAAGCCATGCCGGTCCTCCCAAGGCAAGGTACGAACGTAGTCGTCCATCACGGAGAACACTTGTAGATATCTTTCTTGCCACCTTATTAGACTCCCGTGACTCTACTTCAAACTCGATAACAGTAAACTCCAAGCAAACTGTCTCTATCTGTCGAAGTAAGCACCTATATCTTGGCCAACGAGCAGGAGTTTTTATTGCATCTATCAGCTTTTGAGATTCAGTTCCAATACTGGCCTCTTCTATTCGCAGATCCCTTAGGCTTCGAAGTACCCACAATAGACACTCCATTTCAGCCGCCAGTTTGTCCGAGGTAGGTACGAGTGCGTCTCTTGCATGCATACACACATCTCCTCGATGATTTCGTGTGATCCAAGCTACTCCTATGAATTGTTTATCACTTATCCAGCTAGCATGAAGGTTGCATTTTATCATACCTTGTGTTGGCGGAAACCAGTACTTTGGCATGCCCATATCAGCCTGCACCTGCCCTCCATTACTCTCCGCCTTGTTCAGTTTATTCCATAAAACTGCTTCCTCTAGCGTTCTCTGAACCAACAGGGATGGCGATTCTTGTGTTACCGCATATAACAAGCTGTTTCTGTTCTTCCATATCGTCCAGAGGATCCAGGGGATTGCTTGTCGCCGTTCCTGATTAAAAGTACTCGCTTCCATGAACTTCAAGCAGCTACCAAAGAGTTCAATCAAAGAAACGTCTTGAAAGACATAATCCAGAGGTAAACGGAACTCTCTCCAAAGTTCTTGTGCCTTACTGCAGTGGAAGAGAACGTGTTGTATTGTCTCCACATCTTGATTACACAACTTACATGTTTGTTCCACATGCATACCATGAGCTGTAAGGCGTTCTGCAACAGCTAGAGCCCCAGACACCGCCCGCCACCAAAACATACGAATCTTTGGTATCGTCGGTAGCTTCCAAATAAGCTTCTTTATTTCAATTACCGCCTGATCTTCTACCCTGTGATCGTCTCCACGGTTTGACGTTACGCTTGTAAGGAGCCAGCACCCACTTTTAACTGTGTAGTCACCTGACTTGTTGAAAGCCCATATCTCTCTGTCTTTCACTCTGCCAACGCCAATCTGTTTGATTCGATCCACCTCATTTGGTGGGAAGAGCTGCTGCAGTAATTCCATTTTCCATTTCCCATCTTCACCTATGAGCTCAGAAACTCTCAGGTTGACATCAAAACATGGTTGTTTGTTCACCGGTCTTCGAGGAACTTCATCCAAAATCCACTTATCAGTCCACACATGTGTATCTCTTCCATCACCTATGGATCTGATCAATCCCTTCCTCAGTAATTCCCTGCCAAAAATTATACTTCTCCAGGCATAAGAAGGTCTATATCCTTTACCGCACTCAAGAATGGTCGAGGATGCATAGTACCGGCCCTTATAGACTCGCGCCAATAAGCTGTTCGGTTCATTATACAATTTCCATGCTTGCTTAGCAAGCAGCGCCTGATTGAAGTCCTCTATGTCCCGAAACCCCAGTCCTCCTTTGTCTTTTGGCACACAGATTTTCTTCCACGCAATCCAATGAAtctttctcttctctccatCTTCATCCCACCAAAAGCTAGCCATAGCACTCATAATTTTTTGACAATGGTGTTTAGTTAACCTGAAGCATGACATCGCATAAACCGGAAGAGCCATAGCAATAGATTTGAGGAGGACCTCCTTTCCGCCATGGGAAAGCTTTTTGGCAAACCATCCTCGTAATCTCTTGTTTAGTTTCTCACCAATAAACGCAAGTAGCTTATGCTTTGAGCCACTGAAGCACTCCGGAAGGCCTAAGTACTTCCCATCACCGCCCTCATTATCAATGTGAAGTAGCTCAGCTATCAGCCTCTTCATAACTGGGTCTACTGCAGCACCAAAGGTAACAgctgatttttgaaaattaatgaCCTGACCAGATGAATCTTCATACAACTTCAAGCACCGTAGAAACTCAGTGCACTCACTCAGCCTAGCTCTGCACAGGAACAGGCTATCGTCGGCAAACAAAAGATGCTGAACCGACGGGCAATTCCTTGTCAATTTCATACCCGTTATAAGCCCTTGCTGCTCTGCTCGATTCATCACATGTACCAAAGCTTCGGCGCAAAGGATGAACagaaagggggagagaggatCACCTTGTCTAATACCCCTCTCCGGCGTTATATGACCAAATTCTTCTCCATTCATCAACACCGTGTATGACACTGAGCGGATACAACTCATCACCCAGTCTATCCAAAGTCTGGCAAACCCCATCTTCATAAACAGAGTCTCCAGAAATATCCACTCCACTCTGTCATAAGCTTTAGACATGTCTGTCTTTATAGCAATATAATCCTCTCTACAGTTTGGATTTGTTTTGAGACCATGGATCATTTCATGAGCAATGAGGAGATTATCTGAAATTAGGCGACCAGCTACAAATGCTCCCTGGGTGGGTGAGACAATGCGCGGCAAAATCACCTTAAGTCTATTACTCAACACCTTTGAAATGATCTTATAAGCCACAGAACATAAGCTTATTGGTCGCAGATCCTGCATGTGAGTCGCATTAGGTACCTTGGGTATCAAACAGAGCTGCGTATGATTCCAATCTGACGGCATAACTCCTGACTCAAAGAACTTCTTCACCTCCACTGTCACCTGCGCTCCCGTTATGTTCCAGTATTTCTGAAAAAACTGACCAGTCATGCCATCAACCCTAGGTGCACTATCACTCTTAATTGCTTTGACCGCTCTTTTAATCTCTGTATCTGTCACCATCTTGGTTAAGCTATTGTTCATCCTGGAGGTGACTCTCGGCATCATTCATTCCAATAGAGCATCTGCATTTCTGCATCCAGAGGTTCGAAACAGATCCTGGAAATATTGCACCGCTATATCTCCCTTTTTATTCTCATCAAACTGCTCTATTCCACTGGAATCAAATAACGACTGCACTCTATTTTTCATACTCTTTGTTTCCACCCACCCATGGAAGACTCTAGTATTTTTATCACCCACCTGCAGCCACGTATTTTTACTCTTCTGTTTCCAGAAAGTCTCCTCTTCCTGGTATGCCTTCTCAAGCTCAATACGTGTCGAAGAGAGCAGCTGCAAGTCAGGGTAAAGTTTTTTCCCTTCTGTTTCCAGCGTCTGTCGAAGCGTCCGAATTTGTACACTCGAGTTAGAGGTTGAAGACTGTTTCCATTTT contains these protein-coding regions:
- the LOC106378528 gene encoding uncharacterized protein LOC106378528: MPRVTSRMNNSLTKMVTDTEIKRAVKAIKSDSAPRVDGMTGQFFQKYWNITGAQVTVEVKKFFESGVMPSDWNHTQLCLIPKVPNATHMQDLRPISLCSVAYKIISKVLSNRLKVILPRIVSPTQGAFVAGRLISDNLLIAHEMIHGLKTNPNCREDYIAIKTDMSKAYDRVEWIFLETLFMKMGFARLWIDWVMSCIRSVSYTVLMNGEEFGHITPERGIRQGDPLSPFLFILCAEALVHVMNRAEQQGLITGMKLTRNCPSVQHLLFADDSLFLCRARLSECTEFLRCLKLYEDSSGQVINFQKSAVTFGAAVDPVMKRLIAELLHIDNEGGDGKYLGLPECFSGSKHKLLAFIGEKLNKRLRGWFAKKLSHGGKEVLLKSIAMALPVYAMSCFRLTKHHCQKIMSAMASFWWDEDGEKRKIHWIAWKKICVPKDKGGLGFRDIEDFNQALLAKQAWKLYNEPNSLLARVYKGRYYASSTILECGKGYRPSYAWRSIIFGRELLRKGLIRSIGDGRDTHVWTDKWILDEVPRRPVNKQPCFDVNLRVSELIGEDGKWKMELLQQLFPPNEVDRIKQIGVGRVKDREIWAFNKSGDYTVKSGCWLLTSVTSNRGDDHRVEDQAVIEIKKLIWKLPTIPKIRMFWWRAVSGALAVAERLTAHGMHVEQTCKLCNQDVETIQHVLFHCSKAQELWREFRLPLDYVFQDVSLIELFGSCLKFMEASTFNQERRQAIPWILWTIWKNRNSLLYAVTQESPSLLVQRTLEEAVLWNKLNKAESNGGQVQADMGMPKYWFPPTQGMIKCNLHASWISDKQFIGVAWITRNHRGDVCMHARDALVPTSDKLAAEMECLLWVLRSLRDLRIEEASIGTESQKLIDAIKTPARWPRYRCLLRQIETVCLEFTVIEFEVESRESNKVARKISTSVLRDGRLRSYLALGGPAWLHDLIQTEVIGEL